The proteins below are encoded in one region of uncultured Eubacteriales bacterium:
- a CDS encoding exported hypothetical protein (Evidence 5 : No homology to any previously reported sequences) — MKKDRLALGALLPVLLLAACTPAVEPSPTPGAKTPPLISTTAPPEMSSGPNVATDWSRLTPYEPEQPLYTRRYAEYTDTLVPADDYGPLIPYLGEDRGDIGRLYGLVTREGELVTDPVFTRVWRGGASGGYHDNPPLPYLMLTKGVSSSSRDEWPGPSLWAMAAPDGSWCTEFEYVMEEELAIWGRDQYSSCSEDGLFALDGDALVYLDGTTGGERVRIALGGDQSQAFSTLSMVRWVDGKVLYSHEEVSEDGVFKSRYFRFDPATGRSEELSPARWDELYPQPIPPSQPAEAGTVDGSELHGFLAGGEGWRWYRDGTELVFLREGEERRLKTDVDPAEVMWGQILFLNRGDGGINYMTMDGKMLAQYPVIRMAYDVKGYDWVTGEKCVCLPTDQGYDFYDGMGEKLSSVTAPARSDNVMLAGGLVQVNTSTASTLYTRLGKIVFRYPLAPGEQD; from the coding sequence ATGAAAAAGGATCGTTTGGCCCTCGGGGCACTTTTACCAGTCCTCCTGCTGGCCGCCTGTACCCCGGCGGTCGAGCCCAGCCCCACACCGGGCGCGAAGACCCCGCCGCTTATAAGTACTACCGCCCCGCCTGAAATGTCCTCCGGGCCCAATGTGGCCACCGACTGGTCCCGGCTTACCCCCTACGAGCCGGAGCAGCCCCTCTACACCCGCCGCTACGCGGAGTATACTGACACGCTCGTTCCCGCCGACGATTACGGCCCCCTCATTCCCTATCTGGGAGAGGACCGGGGCGATATCGGCCGCCTTTACGGCCTTGTGACCCGAGAGGGAGAACTGGTCACCGACCCGGTGTTTACCCGGGTCTGGCGGGGCGGGGCCAGCGGCGGTTACCACGACAACCCGCCTCTGCCCTACCTTATGCTCACCAAGGGAGTCTCCTCCTCTTCCAGAGACGAGTGGCCCGGCCCCTCCCTCTGGGCGATGGCGGCCCCCGATGGGAGCTGGTGCACCGAGTTTGAGTACGTCATGGAGGAAGAGCTTGCCATCTGGGGCCGGGACCAGTATTCCAGCTGCAGCGAGGACGGCCTCTTCGCCCTGGACGGAGACGCGCTGGTCTATCTTGATGGGACCACGGGGGGAGAACGCGTCCGTATTGCGCTTGGGGGGGATCAATCCCAGGCTTTTTCCACCCTAAGCATGGTGCGTTGGGTAGACGGCAAGGTACTCTATAGCCATGAGGAGGTCTCCGAGGACGGCGTATTTAAATCCCGCTATTTTCGTTTCGACCCGGCCACGGGGCGCTCTGAGGAGCTGAGCCCTGCGCGGTGGGACGAGCTGTACCCCCAGCCCATACCGCCGAGCCAGCCTGCCGAGGCAGGAACGGTGGACGGGAGCGAGCTCCACGGCTTTCTGGCGGGCGGCGAGGGCTGGCGCTGGTACCGGGACGGGACAGAGCTGGTCTTTCTCCGGGAAGGCGAGGAGCGGCGGCTCAAGACAGACGTAGACCCCGCTGAGGTGATGTGGGGCCAAATTCTCTTCCTCAACAGGGGGGATGGCGGTATTAACTATATGACCATGGATGGAAAGATGCTGGCCCAATATCCTGTGATAAGAATGGCTTACGATGTAAAGGGTTACGACTGGGTAACGGGGGAGAAATGTGTGTGTCTCCCCACTGATCAGGGCTATGACTTCTATGACGGGATGGGGGAAAAGCTCTCGTCGGTCACCGCTCCGGCGAGGTCCGACAATGTCATGCTGGCCGGGGGGCTTGTCCAGGTAAACACGAGTACCGCCAGCACCCTGTACACCCGGTTGGGGAAGATCGTCTTCCGGTATCCCCTGGCCCCTGGCGAACAGGATTGA
- a CDS encoding exported hypothetical protein (Evidence 5 : No homology to any previously reported sequences), with protein MKKALMLLLTTCLLLGTGSQTRPEPSISSVPDDPTVRTDWSQLTPYEPAKPLYTRRYAESTDTLIPADDYGPLIPYLGDVAGRLSGDGYSGGRYGLMTLKGEIVTDPVFSDVWRGYPYLWGADPLPYVMLCKLELPASPEGESAARWAMAAPDGSWCTEFNYGVHSEITLWGRNVNYNATEEGIFVVDGDALVYLDAHSGREVVRIAGDWESFETYEALFSAFFYEGKAYYQPGDFSKDYISVDPATGERASVPRAEIDAIRSRMEYSPQDDDAWGSVLFESGEKGTRVTTKDGRVLAEAVSNEYSYWFYGIDEVTGKKYVQLPDEQGYDLYDADENHLASVPLTGAYNPRISLIGGLVYQEDETGASLCTPDGTLLFRYLLPPNNIDD; from the coding sequence ATGAAAAAAGCCCTTATGCTCCTTTTGACTACCTGCCTCCTTCTGGGCACGGGCAGTCAGACCAGGCCCGAACCCTCCATCTCTTCCGTCCCTGACGACCCCACCGTAAGGACCGACTGGTCCCAGCTTACCCCCTATGAGCCGGCGAAGCCACTTTACACACGGCGGTACGCGGAATCAACTGATACGCTCATTCCCGCCGACGATTACGGTCCTTTAATCCCGTACCTGGGGGACGTGGCGGGCCGGCTCAGTGGAGACGGCTACAGCGGCGGGCGCTATGGGCTGATGACTCTTAAGGGAGAGATCGTTACCGACCCGGTCTTTTCCGATGTCTGGCGGGGTTATCCCTATCTGTGGGGTGCAGACCCTTTGCCCTACGTTATGCTATGCAAGCTGGAGTTACCCGCCTCCCCGGAGGGGGAGAGCGCCGCCCGCTGGGCCATGGCAGCCCCGGACGGGAGTTGGTGCACGGAATTTAACTACGGCGTACATAGCGAAATCACCCTTTGGGGCCGGAACGTCAACTACAACGCCACTGAGGAGGGCATCTTCGTCGTGGATGGGGACGCGTTGGTCTATCTGGACGCCCACAGCGGCAGGGAGGTGGTCCGCATTGCGGGTGATTGGGAGAGTTTCGAAACTTACGAGGCTCTCTTTTCCGCCTTTTTCTACGAGGGCAAGGCCTACTACCAGCCGGGCGACTTCTCCAAGGATTATATTTCTGTGGACCCCGCCACGGGGGAGCGGGCCTCTGTTCCCCGTGCCGAGATCGACGCCATTCGGAGCCGCATGGAATATAGCCCACAAGATGATGACGCCTGGGGCAGCGTCCTCTTCGAGAGCGGAGAAAAGGGCACACGTGTGACGACGAAGGATGGCAGGGTGCTGGCCGAGGCAGTCTCCAATGAGTACAGCTACTGGTTTTATGGGATCGACGAGGTGACGGGCAAAAAATACGTCCAGCTCCCCGACGAGCAGGGGTATGACCTCTACGACGCGGACGAGAACCACCTTGCCTCGGTTCCCCTGACCGGCGCCTACAACCCCAGGATCTCTCTGATCGGCGGCCTGGTCTATCAGGAGGACGAGACCGGCGCCTCCCTCTGCACCCCGGATGGGACGCTGCTTTTCCGTTACCTCCTGCCCCCCAACAACATTGATGACTAA
- a CDS encoding conserved exported hypothetical protein (Evidence 4 : Homologs of previously reported genes of unknown function), with product MTKKERPMKKNTLAAFALLAALLLAACTPTAAPSPTPTPAPTPTASPFIFTRENLPRLDGSTATIPLGQAICSVLLGESREDVADLVQFSRTTAAYYALRAGEADMLLAAEPEEEVKKWMDEENKWLLTPFANDALVFLVNKENPVDSITAAQARDIYAGNIANWKELGGNDASIMPFQRNADAGSQILLVKLVMGDTPLMAPPADYIPTMGGMMEAVRGFDGGPDAIGFTVYYYANNMKMAEGLKILKIDGVAPEAASIREGSYPFLNPYYVAISKDAAADSPTRILYDWLLGPEGQALIEHEGYVTEAQP from the coding sequence ATGACTAAAAAGGAGCGCCCCATGAAGAAGAACACTCTGGCCGCATTTGCCCTCCTCGCTGCCCTTCTCCTTGCCGCCTGTACCCCCACGGCGGCCCCTTCTCCCACGCCGACCCCTGCCCCTACCCCCACTGCATCCCCCTTCATCTTTACCCGGGAAAACCTGCCCCGTCTGGACGGCTCCACCGCCACCATCCCGCTGGGCCAAGCCATCTGCAGCGTTCTGCTGGGGGAGAGCCGGGAGGATGTGGCTGACCTGGTGCAGTTCTCCCGCACAACGGCGGCCTACTATGCCCTGCGGGCGGGGGAGGCAGACATGCTGTTAGCCGCCGAGCCGGAGGAGGAGGTCAAGAAGTGGATGGACGAGGAAAATAAGTGGCTCCTTACCCCCTTTGCAAACGACGCTCTGGTCTTCCTTGTGAATAAGGAGAACCCCGTGGATAGCATCACCGCTGCTCAGGCTCGGGACATCTACGCGGGTAACATCGCCAACTGGAAGGAGCTCGGCGGCAACGACGCCTCCATCATGCCCTTCCAGCGCAACGCCGACGCGGGGAGCCAAATTCTGCTTGTGAAACTCGTGATGGGGGATACTCCTCTGATGGCGCCCCCTGCCGACTATATCCCGACCATGGGGGGCATGATGGAGGCGGTGCGTGGTTTTGACGGCGGGCCCGACGCCATCGGTTTTACGGTTTACTACTACGCCAACAACATGAAAATGGCAGAGGGGCTGAAGATTCTAAAAATTGACGGCGTAGCCCCCGAGGCCGCGTCTATCCGGGAGGGGAGTTACCCGTTTTTAAACCCCTACTATGTCGCCATTTCCAAGGACGCCGCCGCCGATAGCCCTACCCGCATCCTCTACGACTGGCTCTTGGGCCCGGAGGGCCAGGCCCTGATCGAGCATGAGGGCTATGTGACGGAGGCGCAGCCGTAG
- a CDS encoding exported hypothetical protein (Evidence 5 : No homology to any previously reported sequences) yields the protein MRRYALPLAALLLALAACTPAAELSPSPSLETLPVVEPSPTAPIGSPAVRTDWSKLEPRPAPLPEVGSRWYEGYSAELIPRDDYGELVPYAGLRLMDDWPAADGCMYGLMTKDGVVITDPVFSSVYRPKGVPLLILRQGDRALGEEWDPARVAVAATDGSWCTGFDYRLCRGTPEGLLLFRADSLTLMAPDGAILHQYAPGDLGLTQEQFAGLMNDVQWGEGIGGQWYGDCLSLAWADDTARAVLVYQISAARQTVMTLDEWYAYGLAEYGAPYEDEWEVQSVPGETVVTRGEARYVIPFGVDDGRVEVRGDLVLFTGWGAAYTLDGREILPPEKQAHVEACMEDGTAVLLVLTRQEGDEPEQDFYYLSDGTPVPMLDSWGRLEGGRWYRQMSLRNGLIEVLDRDTASYYDAKTLECVFRTYLGYDDI from the coding sequence CGGCCTGCACTCCCGCAGCTGAGCTCAGCCCGTCCCCCAGTTTGGAGACACTACCCGTTGTAGAGCCTTCTCCGACCGCCCCCATCGGTTCCCCCGCCGTGCGTACCGACTGGTCCAAGCTGGAGCCCCGGCCCGCCCCCCTGCCCGAGGTGGGGAGCCGGTGGTACGAGGGATACAGCGCCGAGCTCATACCGCGGGATGACTATGGGGAGCTGGTGCCTTACGCGGGACTGCGGCTGATGGATGACTGGCCCGCCGCAGACGGCTGTATGTACGGCCTGATGACGAAGGATGGCGTTGTTATCACAGACCCGGTATTTAGCAGTGTCTACCGGCCTAAGGGAGTCCCACTGCTGATACTGCGGCAGGGAGACCGGGCGTTGGGTGAGGAGTGGGACCCGGCACGCGTCGCCGTGGCCGCCACAGACGGGAGCTGGTGCACCGGCTTTGACTACCGCCTCTGCCGTGGGACACCGGAGGGGTTGCTCCTTTTCCGGGCGGACAGTCTCACCCTTATGGCCCCCGACGGGGCCATCCTCCATCAGTACGCCCCGGGGGACCTGGGCCTTACCCAAGAGCAGTTTGCCGGGCTGATGAACGATGTCCAATGGGGCGAGGGGATCGGCGGGCAGTGGTATGGCGACTGCCTCAGCCTGGCCTGGGCGGACGACACGGCGAGGGCCGTCCTGGTTTATCAGATTTCCGCCGCCCGGCAGACCGTTATGACTTTAGACGAGTGGTACGCTTACGGTCTGGCGGAATATGGGGCCCCCTATGAGGACGAGTGGGAGGTGCAGAGCGTCCCCGGCGAAACCGTCGTCACCCGCGGGGAGGCGCGCTATGTTATCCCCTTCGGGGTGGACGACGGGCGGGTAGAGGTCCGGGGGGACCTGGTCCTCTTTACCGGCTGGGGTGCGGCCTATACACTGGATGGCAGGGAGATATTGCCTCCGGAGAAGCAGGCCCATGTGGAGGCCTGTATGGAGGACGGCACCGCCGTTTTGCTGGTGCTTACCCGCCAGGAGGGGGACGAGCCGGAGCAGGACTTTTACTACCTTTCCGACGGAACCCCTGTCCCCATGCTGGACAGCTGGGGGCGCCTGGAAGGGGGGCGCTGGTACCGGCAGATGTCACTGAGAAACGGTCTTATTGAGGTGCTGGACCGGGACACTGCCAGCTACTACGACGCGAAGACCCTGGAGTGCGTGTTCCGGACCTACCTGGGGTACGACGACATATAG
- the lspA gene encoding Lipoprotein signal peptidase: MLYVLLAAALVAVDQLVKFLVRANIPVWESASFIPHVMDLTYVQNTGAAFSLFAEHTWILTVISTVVSLAILAAILKKIFPDKLGNLCLSLVLAGAVGNLIDRAAFGFVTDMFKTTFMNFAVFNVADICVVLGGIALCVYVFFFYEERGKKEPEHGDTPTDC; this comes from the coding sequence ATGCTCTACGTCCTTCTCGCCGCTGCGCTGGTGGCGGTGGATCAGCTTGTGAAATTCCTGGTGCGGGCCAACATTCCGGTTTGGGAGTCGGCTTCGTTCATTCCCCATGTGATGGACCTGACCTACGTGCAGAATACCGGCGCGGCGTTCTCCCTCTTTGCGGAGCACACCTGGATATTGACCGTCATCTCCACCGTGGTGTCCCTGGCCATTCTGGCCGCCATTTTAAAAAAGATTTTCCCCGATAAGCTGGGTAATCTCTGCCTCTCTCTGGTGCTGGCCGGAGCCGTCGGCAACCTTATCGACCGGGCGGCATTCGGTTTCGTCACCGATATGTTCAAGACCACGTTCATGAACTTTGCCGTCTTCAATGTGGCGGACATCTGCGTGGTGCTGGGTGGCATCGCGTTGTGTGTTTACGTGTTCTTCTTCTATGAGGAACGAGGAAAAAAGGAGCCGGAACATGGCGATACTCCGACTGACTGCTGA
- the ylyB gene encoding Uncharacterized RNA pseudouridine synthase YlyB — MRNEEKRSRNMAILRLTADRAGERCDQFLARQLPELSRSAAQRLLEEGAVTLAGLPLKKNYKTGEGDVLTLVFPDPVAVDLRPQNIPLDIVYEDGDVIVVNKPIGMVVHPAAGHPDGTLVNALLYHCGKSLSGINGELRPGIVHRIDRDTSGLIIAAKNDFAHLSLADQLQDHSLYREYAAVAVGGFKEDEGTVSAPIARHYQDRKKMAVNFLQGREAVTHWKVLERFRGYTYLQCRLETGRTHQIRVHMAYISHPLLGDPVYGKPYPGLTGQCLHAKALSFVHPRTGERMMLECPLPGEFEAVLTKLRKIV, encoded by the coding sequence ATGAGGAACGAGGAAAAAAGGAGCCGGAACATGGCGATACTCCGACTGACTGCTGACCGCGCCGGGGAGCGGTGCGACCAGTTTCTGGCCAGGCAGCTCCCCGAGCTCTCCCGTTCTGCCGCTCAGCGCCTTCTGGAGGAGGGAGCGGTGACCTTGGCAGGGCTGCCCCTTAAGAAAAATTATAAGACGGGCGAGGGGGATGTGCTCACCTTGGTCTTCCCCGACCCGGTGGCGGTGGACCTGCGCCCCCAGAATATCCCTCTGGACATTGTCTACGAGGACGGCGACGTCATCGTGGTAAACAAGCCCATAGGGATGGTGGTCCACCCGGCGGCGGGCCATCCGGACGGGACTCTTGTAAACGCATTGTTATATCATTGCGGAAAATCACTTTCCGGAATCAACGGGGAGCTCCGTCCCGGCATCGTCCACCGCATAGACCGGGACACGTCTGGCCTCATCATCGCTGCCAAGAACGACTTTGCCCACCTCTCTCTCGCCGACCAACTGCAGGACCATTCACTCTACCGGGAGTACGCGGCGGTGGCGGTGGGGGGGTTCAAGGAGGACGAGGGGACGGTCTCCGCCCCCATCGCCCGGCACTACCAGGACCGCAAGAAGATGGCGGTCAACTTCCTCCAGGGCCGGGAGGCGGTGACCCACTGGAAGGTGCTGGAGCGCTTTAGGGGGTATACCTACCTCCAGTGCCGCCTGGAGACCGGGCGGACCCACCAGATCCGGGTCCACATGGCCTATATCTCCCACCCTCTGCTGGGCGATCCGGTCTACGGCAAGCCCTACCCCGGCCTGACGGGCCAGTGCCTCCATGCCAAGGCCCTCTCCTTCGTCCATCCCCGTACGGGGGAGCGCATGATGCTGGAGTGCCCACTCCCCGGCGAATTTGAGGCGGTATTGACAAAGCTGCGTAAGATAGTATAA